The Acinetobacter shaoyimingii DNA segment GAAGCTGACATTTCACTGCGAGGTGCAGCTTATGGTCCTTTAAGTGGCTATAACATTAAAGTTGACCAAAAAGAAGCATGGGGTTGGGCTGCTGGTTTTGCTTACCAAATTCCAGAGATTGCGTTAAAGGCTGCTTTGACTTACCGTTCTGAAATTGATCACCATGCAAAAGCATCAGAATCAATGTCTATTGTCAGTCCAATCTCAATGGATGTACCACTGAGCATCGATGGAGTGACCGCAACTACACCACAGTCTGTCAACTTTGATTTCCAAACAGGGGTTTCAAAAAATACTTTGGCATTTGCCAATGTTCGTTGGGTACATTGGGATCAATTTGTTGTGAGTCCAAAGTTTCTAAAAAGTTATAAGCAAGATTTAATTTCATACTATGATGATCAATGGTCATTAAATGTCGGTTTAGGTCATAAGTTTTCAGATCAGTGGTCTGGCTCTGTAAGTGCAGGTTGGGATTCGGGTGCGGGCAATCCTGTAACTACGCTTGGCCCAACAAATGGATACTGGAGTGTGGGGCTTGGTGGTCAATATAGCCCAACCAAACATATGTTTATTCAAGGCGGTGTAAAATACTTTGGTTTAGGTGATGCAACCGCACAAACTGGTGGAGCACCTAAAGGAAAATTTGAAGGCAACCATGCGATTGGTTATGGTCTAAAAGTCGGCTATAAATTCTAAACGATCACGATCATATTAAAGGCGCTTAAAGCGCCTTTAATTTTGCCAATATAAAACCACAAAAAATGAATTTATTCCTTTTAGCTTGTGTATATAAACTTAATTCATGTTTAATTTAATTAATATATTCATTCACTTATAACATTTTTCACATAAGTTATCAATGGCTCAAAATATACCAAACATTAAAATTAGAGCATTTACTCTTATTTTTAATATGCTATTTTTCACATGAGATATGAACATAAGAACATTACATATCTTTTTTATGCATAAACACATTGATTCGTGTTTTTTAAAATTTTCTAGGACAGATCGAGTATGAATTTAAAAACTCTTAGTATTTCTATCATATTAGCAAGCTTACCTACTTCAGCTGTATTCGCAGCTGCTTTAGATCGCTCGGGGCAATCAATACAGGCGTTTTTACAACCTGGGAATTACTTTGAAGCAGGTATTTCTGTTTTAGATGCAGATGTATCTGGTAAAGTTAAAGATGGTTGGACACCTGCAAATCAAAGTCGTGGTCAAATCGGCGGCACAGATATTTCAGATATGGCTGAAAGTTATCAGTTTTATAATGCTGCTTTAAAAGTACAAATGACAGAAAACGTGTCATTTGGTTTAATCTACGATCAACCTTTTGGTGCAAAAGCTCAGTACTCCACTAATGATAAAACCCACACAAATGGTCCGAGTAATGCTAGCCCAAACCCAACCAGCTCTGCACATAATTTAATTAAAAATTCTGGCGCATTCCATAATGGAACTGAAGGAACGAATGTCGACGTTGAAACACAAAACCTGTCTATGATTTTTGGTTTCCAACCTATTGAGAACTTCAATATATATGCTGGTGGTGTCTACCAAACAATTAAAGGTAACGTGAGCTTACGTGGTACTGCATATGGTCCATTTGGCTCAGGTTTATGTGCAAATGAAGTAGCTTGCGGTCAACCAAAAGATAAAGATGGAAAAATTACTCCATATGATGCCAAAATTAGTGAAGACTCAGCAGTGGGCTGGTTAGCTGGCTTTGCTTATCAAATTCCTGAAATTGCTCTTAAAGCATCATTAACTTATCGTTCTGAAATCAAACATAAAGTTAATGTGGATGAAAATATTGGTGGTATAAAAATTCTTACCACGACTGTTTTCGATCCTAAGGAATTTACAGAAGGTGTAACTGACATTACAACACCACAATCTGTAAACTTAGATTTGCAAAGTGGTATTATGGAAAATACTGTAGCCTTTGCACAATTACGATGGGTAGATTGGTCAAACTTCTCTATCAAACCACATAAATTTGGTCAACTTGGCGATCGTCTAGCAAAAGCAAATCTTGTACCAAACCAATTTGGATTAGTTGCCTATGACAAAGATCAAATCTCTGCAAACGTAGGTGTAGGTCGTAAATTTAACGATCAATGGGCTGGTTCAGTTATGGTGGGCTGGGACTCTGGTGCAGGTAATCCTATTTCAACACTTGGACCAACTGAAGGCTACTGGAGTACAGGTTTAGGTGTCCAATTTAGTCCAACGAAAGACTCATTCATTCAAGCAGGTGCAAAATACTTCTGGTTAGGCGATGCTAAATCTCAAGTAGCCTCAGATTTTGGTACAAAAAATTATGCAGCTGATTTTAAAGACAACCATGCCATTGGTTACAGCTTAAAAATCGGTCATCGTTTCTAAGATTTAGTTCATTAAAAAAGGCGCTTCAAGCGCCTTTTTTATTTATTCTTTACAACTTTAGGCTGGAATATCACGTACAGAAGCGTTGCGAATCGCTTCTTTTAATGCTTCATAACCATGAATTGGCGGGAACTGAGGAAACTCTGCAATCACATTTTCTGGTGCATCAAACAAGAAACCAGCATCTGCTTCACCCAGCATCGTTGTATCATTATATGAATCCCCTGCCGCAATCACGCGGAAATTCAAACCATGAAGAGCTTTTACAGCTTCACGCTTTTGATCTGGCTGACGAAGTTTATAGTTGGTAATGAGACCATTTTCATC contains these protein-coding regions:
- a CDS encoding OmpP1/FadL family transporter; the encoded protein is MKYTALAAAIFTISITSNIASAAGLDRTGQPINAFLQDGNYVEVGFNALSPNVDGNDNGGRTVGNMADNYYFPTAAIKVQATDHLSVGILYDQPYGADATYGLNGSDFSSETLGQGTQVKVRTHNITTLIGYQPTKNWNLYAGPVWQTVEADISLRGAAYGPLSGYNIKVDQKEAWGWAAGFAYQIPEIALKAALTYRSEIDHHAKASESMSIVSPISMDVPLSIDGVTATTPQSVNFDFQTGVSKNTLAFANVRWVHWDQFVVSPKFLKSYKQDLISYYDDQWSLNVGLGHKFSDQWSGSVSAGWDSGAGNPVTTLGPTNGYWSVGLGGQYSPTKHMFIQGGVKYFGLGDATAQTGGAPKGKFEGNHAIGYGLKVGYKF
- a CDS encoding outer membrane protein transport protein — translated: MNLKTLSISIILASLPTSAVFAAALDRSGQSIQAFLQPGNYFEAGISVLDADVSGKVKDGWTPANQSRGQIGGTDISDMAESYQFYNAALKVQMTENVSFGLIYDQPFGAKAQYSTNDKTHTNGPSNASPNPTSSAHNLIKNSGAFHNGTEGTNVDVETQNLSMIFGFQPIENFNIYAGGVYQTIKGNVSLRGTAYGPFGSGLCANEVACGQPKDKDGKITPYDAKISEDSAVGWLAGFAYQIPEIALKASLTYRSEIKHKVNVDENIGGIKILTTTVFDPKEFTEGVTDITTPQSVNLDLQSGIMENTVAFAQLRWVDWSNFSIKPHKFGQLGDRLAKANLVPNQFGLVAYDKDQISANVGVGRKFNDQWAGSVMVGWDSGAGNPISTLGPTEGYWSTGLGVQFSPTKDSFIQAGAKYFWLGDAKSQVASDFGTKNYAADFKDNHAIGYSLKIGHRF